Genomic DNA from Deltaproteobacteria bacterium:
CGTTGCGTCTCAAAGTTGAACCTTTTGAATTCAGGCTCGACCACGTCGATCAGCTTCGCGTAGTTCTCTCCCGGCGGCACCGATGTGTCGACGGCAATCATCCGTTGCAACACGTCGACGATATAGTCTTCTTCCGCTTCGACCCTGGCAAATGCTTCTGAATAATCCATATGCGGTCCTTTCCCGTAAAAACGTTCAACAGAAATGGCAGGCAGCATAGTGCTCATTGCCCAACGCTTTGAACACGGGCTGTTTCTGCGTGCAGACATCCTTCTTCTTGGGGCAGCGTGTGTGGAAGGCGCACCCGGAAGGCGGATCGAGCGGGCTGGGCACATCCCCCTTCAGCAGGATTCTCTCTTTGTGGGCCTCGGGATCCGGAACCGGAACGGCGGAAAGCAAGGCCTGAGTGTAAGGATGGCAGGGGTTGTGATACATGTCGTAGTCGCTGGCCAGTTCCACGATCTTGCCCAGGTACATGACCGCCACCCGGCTGCTGATGTGTTCGACAACGCTCAGATCATGCGCGATGAAGATGTAAGCAAGCCCCAGCTCTTCCTGCAGCGCCATTAACAGATTGATGACCTGGGCCTGAATCGACACGTCCAGCGCCGATACCGGCTCGTCGCAGACAATGATCTTGGGGTGCAGCGCCAGGGCGCGGGCGATACCGATGCGCTGCCGCTGCCCGCCGCTGTACTGGTGCGGGTAGCGGTTGGACTGCTCCGGCATGAGTCCCACCTTTTCCATCAGATAGGCGACACGCTCTTTCAGCTGCCCGTTAGATAGATCTCCATAGTTTTTCAACGGTTCCGCAATGATCTGCCCCACGGACAGCCGCGGGTTGAGCGACGAGTAGGGATCCTGGAAGATGACCTGTAACCGGGCCCGGACCTGACGAAGCTCTTTTTTGGAAAGCCGCAGAATATCGACGCCTTCGAATTTGACGCTGCCGCCGGTCGGTTCGATCAGACGCAGCAAACTGCGGGCCACAGTCGTTTTCCCGCAGCCGCTTTCACCCACCAGACCCAGGGTCTCGCCTTCTTTCAGGGTAAAGCTCACGCCGTCCACGGCTTTTACAACCCCCCTGGTTTTGGAAAACAATCCTCTCCTGATGGGGAAATGCATCTCCAGATCGTTTATTTCAAGCAGATCCATCGCTTACTTTTCACCCCCCGCCAGCCAGCATCGGACCCGCCTTTGGCCGCCCATGCGCACCATCCCGGGGGCCCGCTCGCGGCATCGCCGCATGGCCAATGGGCAGCGCGGATTGAAACGGCATCCGTCCGGCAGGTTCTGCAGGCTGGGGACGATGCCCTTGATTTCATCCAGCTTTCTGGCTCCCCCCTTGAATTTCTGGCCCAGTTTGGGCACGGACCCCATCAGACCCCGGGTGTAGGGGTGCAGCGGTTCCTTGAAAAGCGCCGTTACCGGGGCCTCTTCCACGATTTGACCGGCATACATGACGATCACCCGGCTGACCGTTTCGGCAATCAGCCCCAGGTCATGGGTAATCAACAGGATGGTCGTGTTCAGTTTCTCCTTGAGACGCAGCATGAGGTCCATGATCTGGGCCTGGATGGTGACATCCAGGGCGGTTGTGGGCTCGTCGGCGATGAGCAGCCGGGGCTGGCAGGACAGCGCCATGGCGATCATGACCCGCTGGCGCATGCCGCCGCTCAGGCTGTGGGGATAGTTCCTGGCCCGCTCCTCCGGAGAAGGGATCTGAACCCGCTCGAGCAACTCCACCGCTTTTTCGCGGCCTTCGTTCCAGGAGAAATTGCGGTGCAGGACGAACACTTCAGCGAGCTGGTCGCCGATCGTCATCACCGGGTTCAGGGAGGTCATGGGTTCCTGAAAAATCATGGAAATGGAATTTCCCCGTATTTTCAAAAGGGCCTCTTCGTCGGCCGCCAGCATGTCCATTCCTGAAAAATGGATGTTGCCTTCGATTTGGGCGGACCGCTTGGGCAAAAGACGCAGGATCGACATGGCTGTCACGCTTTTGCCGCACCCGCTCTCACCCACCAGGCCGACGGTTTCTCCGGCCGCCAGATGGAAATTCACGCCCTCCACGGCCGTTACGACCCCCTCGAACGACTTGAACCGGATCTTCAAATCCCGTATGGAAAGCAGCTGTTCGCTATTCATAGCCCAGCCTCGGATCCAAAGCGTCGCGTAAACCGTCACCCAGCAGATTAAACCCCAACACCGCCAGAAAAATGGCGATCCCGGGAAAGGTAGCCACGTGCGGGGCGGCAAAGATCAGGCTGCGCCCGGAGCCCAGCATGGTGCCCCATTCGGGCGCCGGCGGCTGGACCCCGACCCCCAGAAACCCCAGCCCGGCCGCAAAGATGATGGCCATTCCGAAAAAAAGCGTGGCATTCACGATAATGGGAACCATGACGTTGGGCAGTATGTGGCGGAACAGAATAATGCCGTCCCGGGTCCCCACCGCCCTGGCCGCCTCCACATAAACCTGTTCACGGATGGACAGCACGCACCCCCTGGTAATGCGAATGATATGGGGCAGGCCGGCAATGCCGACCGAAATGATCGTGTTTTTAATCCCGACCCCCAGCACCGACACCAGGGCCAGGGCCAGCAGAAAAGGCGGAAAGGAAAGCAGGACATCCGTTATGCGTTGAATGATGAAATCGACCTTCCCCCCGAAATATCCGGAAACCAACCCAAAGGGAACGCCGAATACAAGCGCCAGGGCAACCGAACCCAAAGAGATGGCCAGAGAGATGCGCCCGCCGAACACGATGCGCGCTAAAATGCTGCGCCCCAGTTCGTCCGTGCCCAGGGGCTGCTCGAACGAGGGGGGCTCCAGCGCATGGCGAATGTCCTGGGCATTGGGGTCCCTGGAATAGAACACCGGCGCCAGTAAAGACGACAGCACAAACAGAAGAATAAGCATGCCGCCGAAACAGGCTGCCCTGTTGCGCAGGAATTTGGATATACCGGTTCGCCAGTGACTGAATTCTTCGTGGCGGTCTTTGCGAATCGGTTCCTTTCTATTCTCTTGATCACTCATAGCGCACCTTTGGGTCGAAATAGGCGTAGGTCAGGTCGACCATCAGGTTGGTCAACACGAAAAGAAGGGCAAATATCAGAATAGCCCCCTGAATGACCGGGTAATCGCGCGCCAAAATGGAACTGATCAACAGGCGGCCGAGCCCGGGCCAGGCAAAAACCGTCTCCGTCAATACGGTGCCTCCCAGCATGCTCCCGAATTGAAGCCCGACGACGGTGATAATGGGGATAAATGCATTTTTGAGCGCGTGCCGGATGATGACCGTTTTTTCCTGCGCGCCTTTCGACCGTGCGGTGGTGATATAGTCCTGGGCCAACACGTCCATCATGGACGAGCGCGTATTGCGGGCAACAGCGGCAATCAAATAGGCCGCCAGGGTGATGGCCGGCAAAATCAAATACACGAATCCCCCGCTGCCGCCCACCGGGAGCAACTTCAGCTTGACCGAAAAGATGATGATCAGCATCAACCCCAGCCAGAAGGCCGGCATGGACATGCCGAAAAGCGCCAGGGCGGTGACCACCATGTCCATGGCTGTGTACGGTTTGACGGCGGCAATGATGCCGGCGGGGATGCCCAACAGACAGGCCAGCAGCGTGGCCGTCACGGCCAGAATGACGGTGTTGAGCAGGCGGGGGGCAATTTCCTGGGTCACCGGGTACTGCGTCCGGGTGGATTTTCCCAAATCGAAGCGGACCAGACGGGATAAAAATTTTGCGTATTGAACATAAACCGGTTCATCCAGCCCCAACTGCTGCCGGATCAACTCGACTTCCTGCTGAGTGGCCAACTCTCCGGCGATCACCTGGGCCGGGTCTCCGGGCAGGGAGCGCAGCAGAAAAAACAGGATCAAGGAGATGCCGAACAGAACCGGAATGGTCGATAGCAAGCGTCTAACGATATAGATAAACATCCCTTGTCAGACCTCCCATCCGAATTTGGTACCTATTTGTTTAAATACTAAAACGGTATATGGTGCAGGTGCACGGTATACGGTATACGACGTGCCCCGTGTTAGGTGTTAAGTGATTCCGTTTTCATTCGTGGATCGTAAAATCTGAGATTTGAAACGTGTGGCGCAAGGCGCAAGGTGATTTCAAAGCATCATGCGTTGAGCGGTCTGCACCTTGAGCCCTGCGCCCTGCGCCGAATTCAGTGAACCGTAAGACATCAGCCCTCTAATGTCTTACCCTCGGCCCCTGGAATCCTTGTACCCCCGGCTCCTTTATTTTTGGTGCTGGGTCATTTGAAGTTGTTAAGCATTTTGATGTTAGATATTATTATTTCCGGTTGAGCCGGGTTGGGTTTATTGCATGGTTGCGTACGTCGGGTATATCCGTTCGTTGGGCCGGATGTCCAGTCCCTGAATGTTGCTCTTGTGGGCAATGGAAAAGGGTTCCACATACAGCCAGATGGCGGCCGCATCGTTCCACAGCATGGTGCCGGCCTGTTTGTACAGGGCCAAGCGCTTGGCCGGGTCCATGATCTGGCGGGCGGCGCCCACCGCCTGGTCGTATTGGGGATTGTGGTAAAAAGTCGTGTTCAGCCCTTTGGGCGGGTGCACGAATGAGCTGAAGTACATCAGCAAATAGGGATCGGCGTCATAATAGGGGAACCCCCATCCGATCAGATACAGCTCGACTTCGGACTGATCCAGGGGCTTGGATGTGATGCCCATATACGTTGGCCAGTCATAGGTGCGCAGTTCGGTTTTCACGCCGATATCCTGCAGGTAGGCCTGAATGGCTTCCGCCACCTGTTTGTCGTAGGTGTAGCGGCCGTTGGGGGTGATCATCTTGACCACGGTGTCCTTCGGGAAATTGGCCTGTTTCAGAAGGGCTTTGGCCTTGTCCGGGTTGTAGTCATACTGCTTCTCCATTCGCGCGTAGCCGAAAATACATGGCGGCAAGGGGCCGTCAAGCGGCTCGGCAACCTTGAAGAGAATTTTGTCCGTGATCGCCTTTTTGTCCACCGCATAGTTGAAGGCCTGGCGCACGAGCTTGTCCTTGGTGGGGCCCTTTTGGGTGTTCATGCCCATGAAGATCATGCGCGTGCTCAGGGGCCGGGTAACGGTAATGTTGGGGTCGGCCTCCAGACTGGGCACATCGGCCGGTGTGGGCGAATAGGCCAGGTCCAGTTGCCCGGCCCGCAGCATGGCCACCCGTGTGGCGGTTTCCGGAATGATCTGAAAAACCAGCTTTTCCACCGCCGGCCGTTTGCCCCAGTACCCCTCGTTGCGCACCAGCACCAGGCGCTCGCCCCGGACCCATTCCGCCAGCTTATAGGGCCCGGAACCCACGGGATGCATATTCAACTCCGTGCCGTCATAAGGCGTCACCGCCTTTTGGGATATAATGCCGGTCACGGACAACAAGTCGGCAAAGGGGGCGAAGGGCGCGTGCAGGTTGTATTGCACCGTGTAGTCATCCACCACCGTGATATCTTTTATCCCGGCATACAGGAAGCGGAACGGCATCCTGACCTTGGGGTCCTTGATCAGTTCCATCTGTCTTTTCAGCGTCTGGGCGTTGAACGGAGCGCCATCGATAAAAGTCACGCCCTTGCGCAGCTTCATCGTCCAGGTCTTGCCGTCCGCAGATACCGACCATTCGGTAGCCAAATTGGGAATGACCTTGCCTTCGGCATTGGTGTCGAAAAGCGAGTCATAGAGCAGTTCGGTGATGTTGGCCGGAATGGCCGTGGTAATTTCAATGGGGTTGATGGTATCCGGATCGATGCCGATGCCGATGCGCAGCATCTTGATCTCCTTGGCGACGGCATTGGCCGCCATTGAGCCGAAGCCGAAAGCCAATACCAATGCCATCAAGACGACGGTGATTTTTCCCTTGTTTATTGATTTCATTATCGCCTACCTCCTTTTTCTACTGGGTATTTAGGTTTCCTCGGCCAAAGGATCGTCGACAAACGGCCAGAAACGATTTGTATCGACACGTTGATAAGGAATCTTTGTTATGTCGCTTTGCAGGGCGCCCTGCCCCCCGGCATAGCGTATTTCCGCCGATATCGGCTCAAAGGCGGCATAGAAATGCTGATTGGATTTGACGACCAGGATTTTCTTGCGGGCGGGGTCGACACCCAGTTCCGAAAAAATAGTGGGGGCCACGGGCTGGGTGCGAAACTGGCTCAAAATGACGTCAATGCCCTTTTCAGGGGAATCGTCCCGTTCGGGGCCGGTTCCCAGGTGAACCTTGACGGCCGCACAGCGCCCCATAGGCATCTGCGACCCCCCCAGTTCCTGCAGCACGTTTTCCGCGAGGCCGATGACCGTTGCGCCGACATCCACCGGTTGACCGGAGGCCGGTCCCAGCTTGCCGCCGATGCGCAGCGGCAAACAGGCTCCTAACCCGGCATCTTCGCACAGGGACACCGCCACGGGGTCCCAGATGGAGGCGATGGCGGCATTTTCGATTTTCCGGGCAAGCATTTCCGCCAGGAAGAAGGTTGAATCCGAAGGCGCGCCCCCGCCGGCGTTGTCCGCCGTGTCGGCAATGGTGACCGGTCCCCGGGGGGCGGCCATGGCCTTGTCCAGACAACCCCCTATGGTGTCCGGCACGGACAGGGCCTCGTTGCGCATGGCGTAAAATTTGCGTCCCATTTTTTCGGCAATCGCTTCCGCCAGGCCCGGATCGTTGTCGGTGACGGCCACCATCTTCGTACCGATAAAGGGGACGTCCGCGTACTGAAAACCATGGGCCAACCAGACGTTGAGCACGCCATCCTGTTTTTCCAGAGCCTCCATTTCCCTGACAAAGCGCTGCATCGGGTCGTGGTTCGTGTGATACGCACCGCCGATGACAGGGAGGGCAAAACTGCGCATCACCGGCCGGACCTTTTTTTCGGCCGCGTCCGCGACAATGTGGAACAGATCC
This window encodes:
- a CDS encoding dipeptide ABC transporter ATP-binding protein; the protein is MDLLEINDLEMHFPIRRGLFSKTRGVVKAVDGVSFTLKEGETLGLVGESGCGKTTVARSLLRLIEPTGGSVKFEGVDILRLSKKELRQVRARLQVIFQDPYSSLNPRLSVGQIIAEPLKNYGDLSNGQLKERVAYLMEKVGLMPEQSNRYPHQYSGGQRQRIGIARALALHPKIIVCDEPVSALDVSIQAQVINLLMALQEELGLAYIFIAHDLSVVEHISSRVAVMYLGKIVELASDYDMYHNPCHPYTQALLSAVPVPDPEAHKERILLKGDVPSPLDPPSGCAFHTRCPKKKDVCTQKQPVFKALGNEHYAACHFC
- a CDS encoding ABC transporter ATP-binding protein, whose product is MNSEQLLSIRDLKIRFKSFEGVVTAVEGVNFHLAAGETVGLVGESGCGKSVTAMSILRLLPKRSAQIEGNIHFSGMDMLAADEEALLKIRGNSISMIFQEPMTSLNPVMTIGDQLAEVFVLHRNFSWNEGREKAVELLERVQIPSPEERARNYPHSLSGGMRQRVMIAMALSCQPRLLIADEPTTALDVTIQAQIMDLMLRLKEKLNTTILLITHDLGLIAETVSRVIVMYAGQIVEEAPVTALFKEPLHPYTRGLMGSVPKLGQKFKGGARKLDEIKGIVPSLQNLPDGCRFNPRCPLAMRRCRERAPGMVRMGGQRRVRCWLAGGEK
- a CDS encoding ABC transporter permease — translated: MSDQENRKEPIRKDRHEEFSHWRTGISKFLRNRAACFGGMLILLFVLSSLLAPVFYSRDPNAQDIRHALEPPSFEQPLGTDELGRSILARIVFGGRISLAISLGSVALALVFGVPFGLVSGYFGGKVDFIIQRITDVLLSFPPFLLALALVSVLGVGIKNTIISVGIAGLPHIIRITRGCVLSIREQVYVEAARAVGTRDGIILFRHILPNVMVPIIVNATLFFGMAIIFAAGLGFLGVGVQPPAPEWGTMLGSGRSLIFAAPHVATFPGIAIFLAVLGFNLLGDGLRDALDPRLGYE
- a CDS encoding ABC transporter permease — translated: MFIYIVRRLLSTIPVLFGISLILFFLLRSLPGDPAQVIAGELATQQEVELIRQQLGLDEPVYVQYAKFLSRLVRFDLGKSTRTQYPVTQEIAPRLLNTVILAVTATLLACLLGIPAGIIAAVKPYTAMDMVVTALALFGMSMPAFWLGLMLIIIFSVKLKLLPVGGSGGFVYLILPAITLAAYLIAAVARNTRSSMMDVLAQDYITTARSKGAQEKTVIIRHALKNAFIPIITVVGLQFGSMLGGTVLTETVFAWPGLGRLLISSILARDYPVIQGAILIFALLFVLTNLMVDLTYAYFDPKVRYE
- a CDS encoding ABC transporter substrate-binding protein produces the protein MKSINKGKITVVLMALVLAFGFGSMAANAVAKEIKMLRIGIGIDPDTINPIEITTAIPANITELLYDSLFDTNAEGKVIPNLATEWSVSADGKTWTMKLRKGVTFIDGAPFNAQTLKRQMELIKDPKVRMPFRFLYAGIKDITVVDDYTVQYNLHAPFAPFADLLSVTGIISQKAVTPYDGTELNMHPVGSGPYKLAEWVRGERLVLVRNEGYWGKRPAVEKLVFQIIPETATRVAMLRAGQLDLAYSPTPADVPSLEADPNITVTRPLSTRMIFMGMNTQKGPTKDKLVRQAFNYAVDKKAITDKILFKVAEPLDGPLPPCIFGYARMEKQYDYNPDKAKALLKQANFPKDTVVKMITPNGRYTYDKQVAEAIQAYLQDIGVKTELRTYDWPTYMGITSKPLDQSEVELYLIGWGFPYYDADPYLLMYFSSFVHPPKGLNTTFYHNPQYDQAVGAARQIMDPAKRLALYKQAGTMLWNDAAAIWLYVEPFSIAHKSNIQGLDIRPNERIYPTYATMQ
- a CDS encoding M81 family metallopeptidase; amino-acid sequence: MLKMFYATLGTETNTFSPIPTGWNAWKDFLLVHSNDPIEGALNPADAFKPVAEKRDWEIVRGLLAYATPSGMTPKPVYESLRDELISDVTAAMPLDGVMLLLHGAMVAEDYDDCEGDLLAHIRKIVGPDTPVGAVLDLHANLSAQMLQQASVLVGYKEYPHTDIFQRLEDLFHIVADAAEKKVRPVMRSFALPVIGGAYHTNHDPMQRFVREMEALEKQDGVLNVWLAHGFQYADVPFIGTKMVAVTDNDPGLAEAIAEKMGRKFYAMRNEALSVPDTIGGCLDKAMAAPRGPVTIADTADNAGGGAPSDSTFFLAEMLARKIENAAIASIWDPVAVSLCEDAGLGACLPLRIGGKLGPASGQPVDVGATVIGLAENVLQELGGSQMPMGRCAAVKVHLGTGPERDDSPEKGIDVILSQFRTQPVAPTIFSELGVDPARKKILVVKSNQHFYAAFEPISAEIRYAGGQGALQSDITKIPYQRVDTNRFWPFVDDPLAEET